In the genome of Phycisphaeraceae bacterium, one region contains:
- a CDS encoding PilZ domain-containing protein, with the protein MANLPRLHMMDEHDTERDALAPLKFERRAGDRAPAGGSMQAVIASGVDMPVLLRLQLIDASATGLGAVVPSPIDIGSRLSIRVDPVHGAWKTGSVVRCVPCEGGYRLGVLYSQRKAA; encoded by the coding sequence GTGGCGAATCTCCCCCGCCTGCACATGATGGACGAGCACGACACGGAGCGCGATGCGCTCGCGCCGCTGAAGTTCGAGCGGCGAGCCGGAGATCGGGCCCCTGCCGGGGGGTCTATGCAAGCGGTGATCGCGAGCGGGGTGGACATGCCCGTCCTCCTGCGCCTGCAGCTCATCGACGCGAGCGCGACTGGCCTGGGCGCCGTCGTGCCTTCCCCCATCGACATCGGCTCGCGACTCTCCATCCGCGTGGACCCGGTCCACGGCGCCTGGAAGACCGGCTCGGTCGTCCGCTGCGTCCCCTGCGAGGGCGGCTATCGCCTGGGCGTGCTGTACAGCCAGCGGAAAGCTGCCTGA